One window of the Chelonoidis abingdonii isolate Lonesome George chromosome 3, CheloAbing_2.0, whole genome shotgun sequence genome contains the following:
- the CCN2 gene encoding CCN family member 2: protein MPLGEGNTAPFLCAEVCQLLQTGGMLSVKGSGSIRCELMRQEGGEECEECRCLCRTPFSRLASPGRLECIKAARLPASDPENNSLARETGPSRDKALGQQAGNPARHRSPPAQTPSARRTHKPRSLCTVYCREPLPSMAARLGPCSFAVALLVALLCWEVSSQDCSGQCQCGAGPPPTCPAGVSLVQDGCGCCRVCAKQLGELCTERDPCDHHKGLFCDFGSPANRRIGVCTARDGAPCVFGGMVYRSGESFQSSCKYQCTCLDGAVGCVPLCSMDVRLPSPDCPSPRRVKLPGKCCEEWVCDELREQTAVGPALAAYRPEDTYGPDQAMMMRANCLVQTTEWSACSKTCGMGISTRVTNDNAFCRLEKQSRLCMVRPCEADLEENIKKGKKCIRTPKISKPIKFELSGCTSVKTYRAKFCGVCTDGRCCTPHRTATLPVEFKCPDGEVMKRRMMFIKTCACHYNCPGDNDIFESLYYRKMYGDMA from the exons GCGAGTTGATGAggcaggaaggtggggaggaatGTGAGGAATGTCGCTGTTTGTGTAGGACTCCATTCAGCCGATTGGCGAGCCCGGGGCGCCTGGAGTGTATAAAAGCGGCCAGGCTCCCTGCTTCAGATCCAGAGAACAACTCTCTTGCCCGAGAGACGGGACCTTCGCGAGACAAGGCGCTCGGACAGCAGGCGGGGAACCCAGCCCGACACCGCAGCCCCCCGGCTCAGACTCCCTCCGCCCGCAGGACACACAAGCCGAGGAGCCTTTGCACCGTCTACTGCCGAGAGCCGCTGCCGAGCATGGCCGCACGACTGGGACCCTGCAGCTTCGCCGTGGCGCTGCTTGTCGCCCTCCTCTGCTGG GAAGTGTCCAGCCAGGACTGCAGCGGGCAGTGCCAGTGCGGGGCGGGACCGCCCCCCACGTGCCCGGCTGGGGTGAGCCTGGTGCAGGACGGCTGTGGCTGCTGCAGGGTGTGCGCCAAGCAGCTGGGCGAGCTGTGCACCGAGCGGGACCCCTGCGACCACCACAAGGGGCTCTTCTGCGACTTCGGCTCGCCGGCCAACCGCAGGATCGGCGTGTGCACCG CTCGGGACGGAGCCCCTTGTGTGTTCGGAGGGATGGTGTACAGGAGCGGGGAGTCCTTCCAGAGCAGCTGCAAATACCAGTGCACTTGCCTCGACGGGGCAGTGGGGTGTGTGCCCCTGTGCAGCATGGATGTCCGGttgcccagccctgactgccctTCCCCACGAAGAGTTAAGCTCCCTGGGAAGTGCTGCGAGGAATGGGTGTGCGATGAGCTCCGAGAACAGACGGCGGTTGGACCTGCTCTAGCTG CTTACAGACCAGAAGACACTTATGGACCTGACCAGGCAATGATGATGCGTGCCAACTGCCTGGTCCAGACCACGGAATGGAGTGCTTGCTCAAAGACCTGTGGAATGGGCATCTCCACCAGAGTCACCAATGACAATGCCTTCTGCAGACTGGAGAAACAAAGCAGACTCTGCATGGTCAGACCTTGCGAGGCAGACTTGGAGGAGAACATCAAG AAAGGCAAAAAGTGTATTCGCACCCCCAAGATCTCCAAGCCCATCAAGTTTGAGCTCTCTGGCTGTACCAGTGTGAAGACCTATCGAGCTAAATTCTGTGGGGTCTGCACTGATGGACGTTGCTGCACCCCTCACAGAACAGCCACTCTTCCTGTGGAGTTCAAATGCCCTGACGGTGAGGTCATGAAGAGGAGAATGATGTTCATCAAGACCTGTGCATGCCACTACAACTGCCCTGGAGACAATGACATCTTTGAGTCTCTGTACTACAGAAAGATGTATGGAGACATGGCATAA